A portion of the Chryseobacterium tructae genome contains these proteins:
- a CDS encoding pyridoxal phosphate-dependent decarboxylase family protein — MELPNHFLGGFVTGATMSNFTCLAVARQWIGKEKGRDIAKEGVSDAIKVLTATPHSSSIKALSLLGMGSNNIIKIKTDGSDRESISITDLEEHIIKLNHEPFILISSGGTVNTVDFDDFTEIQKLKEKYNFWWHIDAAFGGFAACSEHYKHLVKGWEYADSITVDCHKWLNVPYESAVFFVKEEYNILQVETFQNSNAPYLGDPLENFGYLNFLPENSRRLKALPAWFSLMAYGKEGYKYIVENNVSLARNFGKLIESSNDFKLLAPVRLNTVCFTLKDDGKQDEVAKFLERLNDTGKVFMTPTFYNQHKGIRAAFVNWKTNETDVQLIFETMNSIITQLK; from the coding sequence CTGGAACTTCCGAATCATTTTCTGGGTGGCTTTGTTACAGGAGCAACAATGTCTAATTTTACTTGTCTGGCGGTTGCCCGCCAATGGATAGGTAAAGAAAAAGGGAGAGATATTGCTAAAGAAGGAGTTTCTGATGCTATTAAAGTTTTGACAGCAACCCCTCATTCCTCCTCTATAAAGGCACTGTCTCTTTTGGGAATGGGAAGCAATAATATCATTAAAATTAAAACAGATGGAAGTGATCGCGAATCTATTTCCATCACAGATCTGGAAGAGCATATTATAAAGTTGAATCATGAACCATTTATATTAATTTCTAGTGGAGGAACTGTAAATACCGTTGATTTCGATGATTTCACGGAGATCCAAAAACTGAAAGAAAAATATAACTTTTGGTGGCACATTGATGCGGCGTTCGGAGGTTTTGCCGCATGTTCAGAACATTATAAACATTTGGTTAAAGGTTGGGAGTATGCAGATAGCATTACTGTTGATTGTCATAAATGGCTGAATGTCCCTTATGAAAGTGCTGTATTTTTTGTAAAAGAAGAATACAATATTTTGCAGGTAGAAACCTTTCAGAACTCCAATGCCCCTTATTTGGGAGATCCTTTGGAAAATTTCGGCTACCTCAATTTCCTGCCTGAGAATTCAAGACGATTAAAGGCACTTCCGGCATGGTTTTCTTTGATGGCCTATGGAAAAGAAGGGTATAAGTATATTGTAGAAAATAATGTTTCATTAGCTAGAAATTTTGGAAAATTGATTGAAAGTAGCAATGATTTTAAGCTCTTAGCACCGGTACGTCTTAATACCGTATGTTTTACCCTGAAAGATGATGGAAAACAAGATGAGGTAGCGAAATTCCTTGAAAGGCTTAATGATACTGGAAAAGTCTTTATGACCCCTACTTTTTATAATCAGCATAAAGGGATCAGAGCAGCTTTTGTGAATTGGAAGACCAATGAAACAGATGTTCAGCTGATCTTTGAAACCATGAACAGTATCATTACACAGCTAAAATAA
- a CDS encoding diphthine--ammonia ligase: MKPKALFNWSSGKDSALALYKITQEDQYEITTLLTSINKEFQRISMHGVHVSLLEQQASLLGIPLKKMELPKEPSMEEYQEIMNTTMAEIQAQGITHSIFGDIFLEDLRQYREKQLNSIGMQAVFPLWKQSTSDLIQEFLKLGFKTIVTCVNGTYLDKSFAGRIIDQQFLDDLPENVDPCGENGEFHTFTFDGPIFKSQVQFEIGETVKKTYPKPKSAPEDKDEEYVFWFCDLISK, encoded by the coding sequence GATTCTGCATTGGCTCTTTACAAAATAACACAAGAAGATCAGTATGAGATCACAACTCTATTAACAAGTATCAACAAAGAATTTCAGAGAATTTCTATGCACGGGGTTCATGTATCTCTTTTGGAACAGCAGGCTTCTCTTCTTGGTATTCCCCTGAAAAAAATGGAGCTTCCCAAAGAACCATCAATGGAAGAATATCAGGAAATCATGAACACAACCATGGCTGAAATACAAGCTCAGGGTATTACTCATTCCATTTTCGGAGATATTTTTCTGGAAGACCTTCGGCAATACAGAGAAAAACAATTGAATAGCATTGGTATGCAGGCCGTCTTTCCTCTTTGGAAACAAAGCACTTCCGACCTTATTCAAGAGTTTTTAAAATTAGGATTTAAAACGATTGTTACTTGTGTAAATGGTACCTATCTGGATAAAAGTTTTGCGGGAAGAATTATTGATCAGCAATTTCTAGATGATCTTCCTGAAAATGTAGATCCATGTGGAGAAAATGGGGAGTTTCATACATTTACTTTTGATGGGCCTATTTTTAAAAGCCAGGTTCAATTCGAAATTGGAGAAACGGTAAAAAAGACTTATCCCAAACCGAAATCTGCTCCGGAAGATAAGGATGAAGAATATGTTTTCTGGTTCTGTGATCTGATTTCAAAATAA